The DNA sequence AAACAACATCTACACCAATGCGGTCTCCCCAAACTTCTAACTGTTCAATGGCACCCGCACGGAACGTATCTCCCGCTGCCAATAATACTGATTTTCCTTTAGCTTTTAATTGATGAGCAATTTTAGCAATTGATGTCGTTTTTCCAACACCGTTAACCCCAACAAATAAAATAACTGTTAAACCTTCTTTATTCATACGTAAGTTTGAGTTAACAATCTCACCCTTGACGTAAATTTCAAATAACTTATCAACCATGATACGTTGTAACTCTTTTGGATCTGTTACATTGTGCTCACGAACAGTTTCTTTTAATTGATCAATGAATTCAACAACCGTTGAAACCCCGATATCTGCCATAATGAAGATATCTTCTAATTCTTCAAATAATTCTTCATTCACATCTGTATAACTTGAAAACACTGATTGTAATTGTTTTAACAAGTTCCCACGTGTTTTCTTCATACCTTCTTTATAATGTTGCTGAGCACGTAATTCTGTCTCAGACACTTCTTTCTTTCCAAGAACGATCGATTTCAAACGATCAAATAAACCCATAGATGCCACCTCAATCATCATATTGTATTATAGTTAACTACTACTTATTGTTACTCTATCACATTTTTAGCCATCTGACTATTATTTTTCGTCATCCATATAGTCTGAGACATTATCCATGCGGACTGAAACTAATTTCGTCACTCCACGCTCTTGCATCGTCACCCCATATAAAACATCGGCTTTTTCCATCGTTCCTTTACGGTGAGTAATGACAATGAATTGCGTCTCATTACTAAATGCCTTTAAATAGTTCGCATAGCGTGCGACGTTCGCTTCATCGAGTGCGGCTTCAACCTCATCGAGCACACAAAACGGAACCGTACGAACTTTTAAGATAGCAAATAATAACGCGATTGATGTCAATGCCTTTTGACCACCTGATAATAAATTCGAAGTCTTTAACTTCGTTCCTGGTGGTTGAGCAATAATTTCTACCCCTGTATGAAGTAAATCATGAGGATCCGTCAACACTAAATCCGCACTTCCACCACCGAATAATTTTTTAAAGATCTCCATATATTGTTCACGAACCAGATCAAACGTTTCTTTAAACTTCACCGTCATCTCTTGATCCATTTCATTAATAGTCTCTTCTAACGTAGCTTTCGCTTCGATTAAATCATCACGCTGTGTCGTCAAGAAATCATAACGCTCTTTAACACGTTGATATTCCTGAATCGCTCCAACGTTAATTTCACCCAGTGCAGCGATTTGACCTTTAATACTGCGGATACGTGATTTAATTTCTTCAATTGAGCCTTTCAATGGATAATTTTCATTTGCATGATCAAACGTCATCTGATACTCTTCCTCTAACTTCTTAATCATGATATCCATCTCAACATCGACTTTCCCAATTGAAACATCTAATTGATTTAATGATTCAGCCATCTTTTGTTGAACTTTATGACTTTCTCGAACTTCACGTTCAAGTGTCTCTAATTCTTGGCTGACTTTTGTTAACGTGACACGCTGATCTTGAATCTGTTCAATGATGCCTTCACGTTTTTCTTTTTTCTCAGCTAAGTTTGCTTCTAATTGAACCACTTCATCGTCATTTCCAAGTAATGCTTGTTCACTTTCAGCAATTTTATCTAATAATTCTTTTAAACGTATTCTAGCTTGTTCAGTTTCACCTTTTAAACGCTCAAACGTCGCACACTCATTATGTAATGCCGTTTCAAGTTTTGCCACATCGACTTTTAATTCAGTCATCTGTTGTAATAATTGAGATTTTAATTCTTCTTGTTGTTCAAGTTGTTCTTCTAACGTCTCAATTGTTGCTTTTGCCTCTTCAATACGTTGTTCTAGAACTAAACGATCTTCTGCTAACTGATTATTCTTCTCAACTAATTGTTTTAATTCGGCTTCATGTTCACGACGTTCAATACGAAGTAATTGCTCACGTTCATTTTGTGATTTTTCAC is a window from the Turicibacter bilis genome containing:
- the ftsY gene encoding signal recognition particle-docking protein FtsY; its protein translation is MGLFDRLKSIVLGKKEVSETELRAQQHYKEGMKKTRGNLLKQLQSVFSSYTDVNEELFEELEDIFIMADIGVSTVVEFIDQLKETVREHNVTDPKELQRIMVDKLFEIYVKGEIVNSNLRMNKEGLTVILFVGVNGVGKTTSIAKIAHQLKAKGKSVLLAAGDTFRAGAIEQLEVWGDRIGVDVVSLKEGSDPSAVMFDAIKEAKARNVDVLLCDTAGRLQNKVNLMKELEKIKRVIEREVPGAPHDTLLVIDATTGQNGMSQAKAFLEATDVSGIVLTKLDGTAKGGIVLAIRNEIGIPIKYVGLGEKAEDLVHFDIEQYIYGLFADLFEGDEN